One segment of Cyprinus carpio isolate SPL01 chromosome B20, ASM1834038v1, whole genome shotgun sequence DNA contains the following:
- the LOC122140985 gene encoding LOW QUALITY PROTEIN: triadin-like (The sequence of the model RefSeq protein was modified relative to this genomic sequence to represent the inferred CDS: deleted 2 bases in 2 codons), with amino-acid sequence MRRDDTMVLDIFGRQPDAPLSPCGQRWLLWCQMQMAASPPFPAPSPNMTNGSRLRPLGGTVQLPSALPSRTAATPPRPRSMTTSPRVPPSSSIVSSTTASGSHWWSPLLPAAAYLLSALTDDRHTTFSTPMAWILVLALIVTWSAVAVIMFDLLDSKGLEGPQPHRVRKTFKEAGSLRGGIQHISSDPMKAVNEAMDDSTDWITSILNFMTNLVAPEEEEEEGERHFVRKKGEFLPPRKKVAEIRAKEMLEEEGEYEEEEEEEEDEEEEDEGLAEEEEEEEEEEDEEYEDEDEEEEEEDGDEIEEEEEEDEEEEEDEEEKELAEEAVEEEGKEEEAEEKEEEKTDSEEEEEEEAAVAKEAVDEKGKEEEAEEKEKEEADAEVEKEDASIPAEPYEEKEEQVTSKEAEAADEEEEDKIDVDKEPPEEEDGKGDTPADDKEKKEQVDDITDDDQSEEKGDDDEVKDADIAIALGIVADTGATVTDVKAQETGEEPILLKADGDSKLLTTLEESAATADDAVTDLADSQDGLAATDIPYDDHDDKIAKDLAEDHGEVTEDSLKDETGAGLKDADSEKDITSEGEGVIEKPELADDVADKEEQEGKEEGEEQIRGEDEEGDDAIIVTTPVVSSEPGGDETTVVADEDDGSSPEKDIRTLKEEEKDEKDESAEKVEN; translated from the exons ATGAGGAGAGACGATACGATGGTATTGGACATCTTTGGTAGACAGCCCGATGCTCCTCTGTCCCCTTGCGGACAGCGATGGCTCCTCTGGTGTCAAATGCAGATGGCAGCGAGTCCTCCGTTCCCTGCTCCCTCCCCAAACATGACGAACGGCAGCAGGCTCCGACCTCTTGGTGGAACGGTGCAACTCCCCTCCGCGCTTCCCTCTCGGACAGCAGCCACCCCTCCTAGACCCAGGAGCATGACAACGAGCCCTCGCGTCCCACCGTCGTCTTCCATTGTTTCCAGCACTACTGCCTCGGGCAGCCATTGGTGGTCTCCGCTTCTTCCTGCTGCTGCCTATCTCCTCA GTGCCTTAACTGATGACCGGCACACTACGTTCAGCACC CCCATGGCCTGGATCCTCGTGCTGGCT CTCATCGTAACCTGGTCGGCCGTGGCGGTCATTATGTTTGACCTGCTCGACAGCAAGGGTCTTGAAG GACCTCAGCCACACCGTGTCAGGAAAACATTTAAGGAAGCAGGCAGCCTTAGAG GGGGTATTCAGCACATCAGCTCTGATCCCATGAAGGCGGTGAACGAAGCCATGGACGACTCAACCGATTGGATAACATCAATCTTGAATTTTATGACTAATTTGGTAGCAccggaagaggaggaggaggaag GTGAGCGTCATTTTGTGAGGAAAAAAG GAGAATTCTTGCCACCGAGGAAAAAAG TTGCAGAGATACGGGCCAAGGAGATGTTAGAAGAGGAAGGGGAgtatgaggaggaagaggaagaggaagaggacgaggaggaggaagatgaggggcttgctgaagaagaggaggaggaggaggaggaagaagacgAAGAGtatgaggatgaagatgaagaagaagaggaagaagatggTGATGAGAtcgaggaggaggaagaagaggacgaagaagaagaagaagacgaagaagagaaggAATTAGCAGAGGAAGCTGTGGAGGAGGAGGGAAAAGAAGAGGAGGCTGAAGAAAAGGAGGAAGAGAAGACAgattctgaggaagaagaggaggaggaagcagCAGTAGCAAAGGAAGCTGTGGATGAGAAGGGAAAAGAAGAGGAGGCTGAAGAAAAGGAGAAAGAGGAAGCTGATGCTGAGGTCGAAAAGGAAGATGCTTCTATCCCTGCTGAACCTTATGAGGAGAAAGAAGAACAAGTCACTTCTAAAGAAGCTGAGGCAgctgatgaggaggaggaggacaaaatTGATGTAGATAAAGAACCACCTGAAGAAGAAGATGGAAAAGGAGATACTCCTGCTGAtgataaagagaaaaaagaacaagTAGATGACATTACTGATGATGACCAAAGTGAGGAGAAAGGTGATGACGATGAGGTCAAAGATGCTGATATTGCCATTGCTCTTGGTATTGTAGCTGATACTGGTGCTACAGTCACTGATGTTAAAGCACAAGAAACTGGTGAGGAACCTATACTTCTTAAAGCTGATGGTGATTCAAAGCTATTAACAACCTTAGAGGAGAGTGCTGCTACAGCTGATGATGCAGTAACTGATTTAGCTGACTCACAAGATGGCTTAGCCGCAACTGATATCCCATATGATGACCATGATGATAAGATAGCAAAAGATCTAGCTGAGGATCATGGTGAGGTAACAGAAGACAGTCTTAAAGATGAGACTGGTGCTGGACTAAAAGACGCTGATTCTGAAAAAGATATAACAAGTGAGGGTGAGGGTGTTATTGAGAAGCCTGAGCTAGCTGATGATGTTGCAGATAAGGAAGAGCAGGAGGGAAAAGAGGAGGGAGAAGAACAGATAAGGGGTGAAGATGAGGAAGGTGATGATGCTATTATAGTAACAACACCTGTAGTTAGTTCCGAACCAGGTGGAGATGAGACAACAGTGGTGGCTGATGAAGATGATGGCTCTTCACCTGAGAAAG ACATAAGAACCCtgaaagaagaggagaaagatGAAAAGGATGAAAGCGCAGAGAAAGTGGAAaattga